From the Gouania willdenowi chromosome 19, fGouWil2.1, whole genome shotgun sequence genome, one window contains:
- the psmc5 gene encoding 26S proteasome regulatory subunit 8, whose product MEVDGLDHQMEMGDSKGGSGLRQYYLSKIEELQLTVNDKSQNLRRLQAQRNELNAKVRLLREELQLLQEQGSYVGEVVRVMDKKKVLVKVHPEGKFVVDVDKNIDINDVTPNCRVALRNDSYTLHKILPNKVDPLVSLMMVEKVPDSTYEMIGGLDKQIKEIKEVIELPVKHPELFEALGIAQPKGVLLYGPPGTGKTLLARAVAHHTDCTFIRVSGSELVQKFIGEGARMVRELFVMAREHAPSIIFMDEIDSIGSSRLEGGSGGDSEVQRTMLELLNQLDGFEATKNIKVIMATNRIDILDSALLRPGRIDRKIEFPPPNEEARLDILKIHSRKMNLTRGINLRKIAELMPGASGAEVKGVCTEAGMYALRERRVHVTQEDFEMAVAKVMQKDSEKNMSIKKLWK is encoded by the exons ATGGAGGTGGACGGACTCGACCAT CAGATGGAGATGGGGGACTCTAAAGGAGGCTCAGGACTGCGGCAGTACTACTTGTCTAAGATAGAGGAGTTACAG TTGACTGTGAACGACAAGAGCCAGAATCTCCGACGTCTGCAGGCTCAGAGAAATGAGCTCAATGCCAAAG TGCGTCTCCTTCGTGAGGAGCTGCAGTTATTACAGGAGCAGGGATCTTATGTGGGAGAAGTGGTCAGGGTTATGGATAAAAAGAAAGTGCTGGTCAAA GTACATCCAGAAGGGAAATTTGTCGTAGATGTGGACAAAAACATTGACATAAATGAC GTGACTCCAAACTGCCGCGTGGCGCTACGTAATGACAGCTACACCCTGCACAAGATCCTCCCCAACAAAGTGGATCCACTGGTGTCCCTCATGATGGTGGAGAAGGTTCCAGACTCCACCTATGAAATGATCGGTGGTCTGGATAAGCAGATCAAGGAGATCAAAGAAGTGATCGAGCTGCCTGTCAAACACCCTGAGCTGTTTGAGGCTTTAGGCATCGCTCAGCCAAAG GGTGTGCTGCTGTACGGGCCTCCAGGTACAGGAAAGACTCTGCTGGCTAGAGCTGTAGCTCACCACACGGACTGCACCTTCATCAGGGTGTCTGGCTCTGAGCTGGTTCAGAAGTTTATTGGAGAAG GAGCCCGAATGGTGCGTGAGTTGTTTGTCATGGCGAGAGAGCATGCGCCCTCCATCATCTTCATGGATGAAATCGACTCCATTGGCTCATCCCGTCTTGAGGGGGGCTCTGGGGGGGACAGCGAGGTTCAGAGGACCATGCTGGAGCTGCTGAATCAGCTGGACGGCTTTGAAGCCACCAAAAACATTAAG GTTATTATGGCCACAAACCGTATTGATATCTTGGACTCGGCCCTGCTTCGTCCAGGCAGGATTGACAGAAAGATTGAGTTCCCGCCTCCCAATGAAGAG GCTCGTCTGGACATCCTAAAGATTCACTCCAGGAAAATGAACCTGACGCGCGGCATTAACCTGAGGAAGATAGCAGAGCTGATGCCTGGAGCCTCCGGTGCTGAAGTCAAG ggTGTTTGCACAGAGGCTGGGATGTATGCTCTCAGAGAAAGAAGAGTTCACGTCACCCAGGAGGACTTTGAGATGGCAGTGGCAAAG GTGATGCAGAAAGACAGTGAGAAGAACATGTCTATTAAGAAGTTGTGGAAGTAA